From the Pomacea canaliculata isolate SZHN2017 linkage group LG4, ASM307304v1, whole genome shotgun sequence genome, one window contains:
- the LOC112562628 gene encoding mediator of RNA polymerase II transcription subunit 31-like isoform X2: protein MASKLSSSSGIETEEQQKLRFQVELEFVQCLANPNYLNFLAQRGYLKEPNFINYLKYLLYWKEPRYAKYLKYPQCLYLLDLLQYEHFRKELVSGPCAKFIDDQQLLHWQHYHRRRMQLIQEQQEKMAAAVHTSKPS from the exons ATGGCGTCCAAGTTATCTTCGTCTTCTGGAATAg AAACTGAAGAGCAACAGAAGCTGAGATTTCAGGTGGAGCTAGAGTTTGTACAGTGTCTGGCCAATCCAAACTATCTGAACT TCCTAGCACAGAGAGGGTATTTGAAAGAGCCAAACTTCATAAACTACTTGAAATATCTTCTGTACTGGAAAGAACCCAGATATGCCAAGTACCTGAA ATATCCGCAGTGTCTTTATCTTCTGGATTTACTGCAGTATGAACATTTTCGGAAAGAACTAGTTAGTGGACCTTGTGCTAAGTTCATTGATGACCAGCAGCTCTTGCACTGGCAACACTATCACCGTCGACGCATGCAGCTTATCCAGGAGCAACAAGAAAAGATGGCAGCAGCAGTTCATACTAGCAAACCTTCCTAA
- the LOC112562625 gene encoding uncharacterized protein LOC112562625, which translates to MCIDLCQCFTEFIPYVFLVLLPLLGSFSGTDVVLRCSLLLCVHSVVVEITPKLWRPLKPLLHLLVFWVLASLPLIWVPQVLVWCYKHLVWLAEPLFLVAEGILAQNLVMRCGQLAREKITKKNNPEIWRALIAIFSALCYVCSAAWFWELYLAGTSLQIGCLFFVLLMIVSVHNMLWMARLDVVSDAAFCTVCLVASLGAMFMETKIISSPFQIPWQWRLEPSSSILEILSSILTTSTDEGNHALKFLKGIITPFFMLTLVLRLYSIIFIFAKLTNNFSEKLEIQEITETNKEKIMDAITSWHTPLTMKVSIIFILTQLITTYLSMSSGQFLAFVSGASPVKMSYWPREILLGRMLQIVSIAVFYMWRLCRSEDWKWIKWLTP; encoded by the exons ATGTGTATAGATCTGTGTCAGTGTTTTACAGAATTCATCCCGTACGTATTTCTGGTTCTTCTGCCGTTACTGGGCTCATTCAGTGGTACAGACGTTGTTCTGCGCTGCTCGTTGCTTCTGTGTGTTCACTCTGTTGTCGTGGAAATCACACCTAAGCTATGG CGACCTTTAAAGCCTCTGCTACACTTGCTGGTATTTTGGGTGCTGGCTTCTCTACCACTCATCTGGGTGCCTCAGGTGCTAGTGTGGTGCTACAAACATCTGGTCTGGCTTGCAGAGCCCTTATTTCTGGTGGCAGAGGGTATTCTGGCCCAGAATCTTGTTATGCGATGTGGTCAACTTGCACgagaaaaaattacaaagaagaACAATCCTGAGATTTGGAGG GCATTGATAGCAATTTTTTCTGCTCTTTGCTATGTTTGTTCTGCTGCTTGGTTTTGGGAGCTGTACCTTGCAGGAACTTCCTTACAGATTGG ttgtcttttttttgtgctgCTGATGATCGTCAGTGTCCATAATATGTTGTGGATGGCTCGTCTAG ATGTAGTAAGTGATGCTGCATTCTGCACTGTTTGCCTGGTGGCTTCACTTGGAGCAATGTTTATGGAGACAAAAATTATCTCTTCTCCCTTCCAAATCCCATGGCAGTGGCGACT TGAGCCATCAAGCAGCATCCTGGAGATACTATCATCCATTCTGACAACATCCACAG ATGAAGGAAACCATGCACTGAAGTTCTTGAAGGGTATCATCACACCATTCTTCATGCTGACCTTAGTCCTCCGACTGTACAgcatcattttcatctttgcaAAGTTAACCAATAATTTTAGTGAAAAACTG GAAATTCAGGaaattacagaaacaaacaaagaaaaaattatggATGCCATCACTTCTTGGCATACCCCCTTGACGATGAAAGTGTCCATCATCTTTATATTAACTCAGCTGATTACGACATACTTGAGCATGTCCAGTGGACAATTTCTGGCCTTTGTATCAGGAGCATCACCAGTCAAAATGTCATACTGGCCTAGAGAAATACTTCTAGGTCGTATGCTGCAGATTGTTAGTATTGCAGTATTTTATATGTGGCGCCTTTGCCGGTCAGAAGATTGGAAGTGGATCAAATGGTTGACTCCATGA
- the LOC112562628 gene encoding mediator of RNA polymerase II transcription subunit 31-like isoform X1: MASKLSSSSGIGSRLPVGSKDNETEEQQKLRFQVELEFVQCLANPNYLNFLAQRGYLKEPNFINYLKYLLYWKEPRYAKYLKYPQCLYLLDLLQYEHFRKELVSGPCAKFIDDQQLLHWQHYHRRRMQLIQEQQEKMAAAVHTSKPS, translated from the exons ATGGCGTCCAAGTTATCTTCGTCTTCTGGAATAg GTTCAAGATTGCCAGTTGGATCCAAAGACAATG AAACTGAAGAGCAACAGAAGCTGAGATTTCAGGTGGAGCTAGAGTTTGTACAGTGTCTGGCCAATCCAAACTATCTGAACT TCCTAGCACAGAGAGGGTATTTGAAAGAGCCAAACTTCATAAACTACTTGAAATATCTTCTGTACTGGAAAGAACCCAGATATGCCAAGTACCTGAA ATATCCGCAGTGTCTTTATCTTCTGGATTTACTGCAGTATGAACATTTTCGGAAAGAACTAGTTAGTGGACCTTGTGCTAAGTTCATTGATGACCAGCAGCTCTTGCACTGGCAACACTATCACCGTCGACGCATGCAGCTTATCCAGGAGCAACAAGAAAAGATGGCAGCAGCAGTTCATACTAGCAAACCTTCCTAA